In Nissabacter sp. SGAir0207, the genomic stretch CAACGCTACCGGCAGGCGGCGGAGTTTATCCTGATCTGCAACCCGGACATCGCGTTCAACCGCGGTGAGGTGGACAAACTGTACGCGTTCAGCGTGCGCCACCAGACCGGGCTGTCGATCCCGAAAGTGATCTACCCGGATGGCAGCCTGCAACATGGCTGCAAGCTGCTGCCATCACCTTACCAACTGCTGATCCGGCGGTTCGTGTCGCGTTTCTCCAGCAATATCAATACCGAGTATGAACTGCGCAACGCTGACTACAGTCAGGCGTTCTTCGCGCCCTCGCTCTCCGGCTGTTTTATGCTGCTCAGCCGCCGTGCGCTGGCGGATGTGGTGGGCTTTGATACCCGCTTCTTCCTCTATTTAGAGGATGTGGATCTCTCGCGCCGCGTCTGCCAGGCGCAGCATCTGGTGAGCTACTGCCCGGAGGCGGTGGTGATCCATGAGTCGCAGCGTCGCTCCTACCGGGATTTCCGCTTCCTGCTGTTCCACATGACGTCGGCGGTGCGCTACTTCAATAAGTGGGGCTGGTTCAGTGACCAACAGCGTAAAAGTCTTAATCAGCGCTGTCTGGCCCAGTTGCCGAATCCGAAATAGCCGCGCCGGGTGCGGCCTGGCTGCCCCTTTTGGCCGCCAGCGGCTAAAATTAACCGCATCCCGGCGCATTTTGCTCTGTATTTTTTTAATGTTACCGGTAAAGTAATCCGGCAGGCCCGCAGGGTGAGCGGGGGCAGGCACGTGTCACGCGGCCAGGCGTTGTAAGATGAATGTAATGGCTGCGATAGGTACACGGGCGCCTTTTCTCATGTACAATGCGGGTGTTCATCTGTGAGGCCCGGCGCGTTAAATCCCCTGATAACAGAGGGTTATGCAGTTGCGGGCTATCGTATATTTCAGACAGGAGTTGCTAATGTCCAAACAACAGATCGGCGTTGTCGGTATGGCGGTCATGGGCCGTAACCTCGCGCTTAACATCGAAAGCCGTGGTTATTCCGTTTCTATCTTCAACCGTTCTGGCGACAAGACTGACGAAGTTATCGCTGAGAACCCAGGCAAAAATCTGGTGCCGCACTACACGGTTGAAGAGTTTGTTGAGTCGCTGGAGAAGCCTCGCCGCATCCTGCTGATGGTAAAAGCGGGCGAAGCCACCGACAAAACCATCGCCTCCCTGACGCCGCACCTGGATAAAGGTGACATCCTGATCGATGGCGGCAACACCTTCTATAAAGATACCATCCGCCGTAACCGTGAACTCTCCGAGCAGGGCTTCAACTTCATCGGCACCGGCGTCTCCGGCGGTGAAGAGGGCGCACTGAAAGGCCCATCCATCATGCCTGGCGGCCAGAAAGAGGCCTATGAGCTGGTGGCCCCGATCCTCGAGCAGATCGCGGCCCGTGCAGAAGGCGAAGCGTGCGTGGCCTACATCGGCCCGGACGGCGCAGGCCACTACGTGAAGATGGTGCACAACGGCATCGAGTATGGCGACATGCAGCTGATCGCAGAGGCGTACTCCCTGCTGAAAAGCGCGCTGAACCTGAACAACGAAGAGCTGGCGAAAACCTTCAGCGAGTGGAACGAAGGCGAGCTGAGCAGCTACCTGATCGACATCACCAAAGATATCTTCACCAAGAAAGATGAAGAGGGTAACTATCTGGTTGACGTCATCCTTGACGAAGCAGCCAACAAAGGCACCGGTAAGTGGACCAGCCAAAGCTCCCTGGATCTCGGCGAGCCGCTGACCCTGATCACGGAATCCGTGTTCGCCCGCTACCTCTCCTC encodes the following:
- a CDS encoding glycosyltransferase encodes the protein MKIIASLVLYKHTYQDVEETLHSLFYEESISKVVIVDNGACCGWLATLTHEKLEIITLPVNRGFGAGHNAVLQRYRQAAEFILICNPDIAFNRGEVDKLYAFSVRHQTGLSIPKVIYPDGSLQHGCKLLPSPYQLLIRRFVSRFSSNINTEYELRNADYSQAFFAPSLSGCFMLLSRRALADVVGFDTRFFLYLEDVDLSRRVCQAQHLVSYCPEAVVIHESQRRSYRDFRFLLFHMTSAVRYFNKWGWFSDQQRKSLNQRCLAQLPNPK
- the gndA gene encoding NADP-dependent phosphogluconate dehydrogenase — protein: MSKQQIGVVGMAVMGRNLALNIESRGYSVSIFNRSGDKTDEVIAENPGKNLVPHYTVEEFVESLEKPRRILLMVKAGEATDKTIASLTPHLDKGDILIDGGNTFYKDTIRRNRELSEQGFNFIGTGVSGGEEGALKGPSIMPGGQKEAYELVAPILEQIAARAEGEACVAYIGPDGAGHYVKMVHNGIEYGDMQLIAEAYSLLKSALNLNNEELAKTFSEWNEGELSSYLIDITKDIFTKKDEEGNYLVDVILDEAANKGTGKWTSQSSLDLGEPLTLITESVFARYLSSLKDQRVAASKVLSGPSVKAVEGDKAEFIEKVRRALYLGKIVSYAQGFSQLKAASDENNWSLNYGEIAKIFRAGCIIRAQFLQKITDAYAENASIANLLLAPYFKNIADEYQQALRDVVAYAVQNGIPTPTFSAAINYYDSYRSAVLPANLIQAQRDYFGAHTYKRIDKEGVFHTEWLD